The following proteins are encoded in a genomic region of Neurospora crassa OR74A linkage group VI, whole genome shotgun sequence:
- the pex31 gene encoding peroxisomal membrane protein PEX31, variant 2, with protein sequence MSAPQPQRSGDALNSHPSTPSNQPKGILYSNDGTASNPNPTHASFSPATLSSTAPSATSAAKRRSTILVHQKSPLLLATPPQITRALAYSHPFLLPLNTLAGLITWTTRDPWESFLMVAVFWAAVLYGDIIVRVAGPVVLVLLLIGGMYGRRYSPLSSSGWTEPGVAAGDMAALAGTDGKGSVRGKKAPKSKNLSVDGLPDNKNGKANGGLGGGVGASAGGGGQLRNQGSVSEVTNTRHQKTLDEIVETLKEFTARCNILLEPMLELTDFLSTQRTPTSATTKPALTTLFIRILLCTPFWFALTLPPFRLITTRRVILIFGTLILTWHSRVMRVSRAILWRSASIRRFLELVTGLQFEKPVKVSPAEKSGVASSAASTASGSSANKKTFANIKSTKAYNAQESELTKALRRARGGHDTGVRFTFIIYENQRRWVGLGWTTSLFAYERPAWTDEHNNAVPPRDQFELPEVEDGSNMRWRWVEGSRWRVDGVPDEAVMPGEDADGKEWDYDSPGGRMGWVYYDNKWQNGRRGQDGWGRWTRRRKWYRDAELVEADDALIEELAEDAVVDQQGNNYTVNGSANGNSSADSVTPTATPAPGPGIGARAQPRSLLSDQLAASGEIASPSTAVPRKTSIKLKKSTPESAVDSLARIQAQDMTKSRMDMKDKLRKDKDAETEGGDEAASVVSTSSTSRSHRFSSALFGKSPTSGASSAVTIRGGRGSSTGGQQRRNFTDTSTAPTTTGSPSASSSGGGGGGGGSCAGHEGRGQSPSTTPYFSSHSLFVPSSQSRSSSISRKTISNNSGNNNSYARSRRSSHSNAVSSSNTATPTTATARGSSPAPQSTLMAAKTNEEDEVVSSFGTQTRLALQDAGKDAGSWGFGDEVRMGLE encoded by the exons ATGTCCGCTCCTCAGCCTCAGCGCAGCGGCGATGCGCTGAACTCCCACCCATCCACCCCTTCGAACCAGCCAAAGGGCATCCTATACTCGAATGATGGCACCGCAAGCAATCCGAACCCGACCCAtgcctccttctctcccgcTACCCTAAGCTCGACCGCGCCGAGCGCCACCTCCGccgcgaagaggaggagtaccATCCTCGTCCACCAAAAGTCGCCGCTTCTCCTCGCGACACCACCCCAGATTACACGCGCTTTGGCTTATAGCCATCCGTTCCTCCTACCCTTGAATACGCTTGCTGGTCTGATAACATGGACGACCCGCGATCCCTGGGAGAGCTTCCTGATGGTTGCGGTCTTCTGGGCTGCCGTTCTATATGGTGACATCATTGTCCGGGTTGCCGGTCCCGTCGTGCTTGTCCTGCTCTTGATCGGTGGCATGTACGGCCGGCGCTACAGCCCGCTGAGCAGCAGTGGTTGGACCGAGCCAGGCGTGGCGGCTGGAGACATGGCGGCGCTCGCGGGGACAGATGGAAAAGGGAGTGTTAGGGGCAAGAAGGCTCCCAAGAGCAAGAACCTTTCCGTCGACGGGCTCCCGGACAACAAGAATGGCAAGGCCAATGGCGGGCTCGGTGGTGGCGTGGGAGCGAGcgctggaggaggcggacAACTGAGGAACCAAGGGTCGGTATCCGAAGTGACAAACACGCGGCACCAGAAGACGTTGGACGAGATTGTCGAGACACTTAAGGAGTTCACGGCGCGCTGCAACATTCTGCTGGAACCTATGCTGGAACTCACGGATTTCCTCAGCACTCAGCGAACACCTACATCGGCCACCACGAAACCCGCGCTGACGACACTTTTCATCCGGATCCTTCTCTGTACCCCGTTTTGGTTCGCCCTGACGCTTCCACCTTTCCGTCTGATTACTACACGCCGGGTTATCTTGATTTTTGGTACTCTCATCCTAACTTGGCATTCCCGCGTTATGCGGGTATCTCGTGCCATTCTATGGCGTAGCGCCTCCATTCGCAGGTTTTTGGAATTGGTTACTGGCTTGCAGTTCGAAAAGCCCGTCAAGGTTTCTCCTGCCGAGAAGAGTGGCGTTGCATCATCCGCTGCATCCACTGCTAGCGGCAGTTCAGCCAACAAGAAGACATTTGCCAACATCAAAAGTACAAAGGCGTATAACGCGCAGGAGTCTGAGCTTACCAAGGCCCTTCGACGTGCCCGCGGCGGACACGACACAGGCGTGCGCTTTACATTTATCATTTATGAGAACCAGCGTCGGTGGGTCGGTCTGGGATGGACTACTAGTCTGTTTGCGTATGAAAGGCCGGCATGGACCGACGAGCACAACAACGCGGTCCCGCCGCGAGACCAGTTTGAGCTTCCCGAGGTCGAGGACGGTAGTAACATGCGCTGGCGCTGGGTCGAGGGATCGAGATGGCGAGTCGATGGAGTACCCGACGAGGCTGTTATGCCTGGAGAAGACGCGGATGGAAAAGAATGGGATTATGACAGCCCTGGGGGGCGTATGGGCTGGGTTTACTATGATAACAAG TGGCAAAATGGCCGCCGAGGTCAAGATGGCTGGGGACGctggacaagaaggagaaagtgGTATCGCGATGCCGAGCTCGTGGAAGCAGACGATGCCCTGATCGAGGAGTTGGCAGAGGATGCGGTAGTTGACCAACAAGGAAACAACTATACTGTGAACGGATCCGCCAACGGCAACTCCAGCGCCGATTCAGTTACACCAACCGCAACACCAGCCCCGGGACCAGGAATAGGTGCTCGGGCACAACCGCGATCGCTGCTCTCCGATCAACTAGCCGCGTCGGGTGAGATTGCTTCACCCTCTACCGCCGTCCCTAGAAAGACGTCGATCAAGCTGAAGAAGTCCACACCCGAAAGCGCGGTCGACAGCTTAGCAAGGATACAAGCGCAAGATATGACGAAAAGCAGAATGGATATGAAGGATAAACTCCGCAAAGATAAAGACGCAGAaacagaaggaggagacgagGCCGCTTCGGTGGTTTCCACATCCAGTACTAGTAGGTCCCACAGATTTTCTAGTGCTTTATTTGGTAAGTCGCCGACCAGCGGTGCTTCCAGCGCTGTCACCATCCGGGGTGGTCGTGGTTCTTCCACCGGAGGACAACAAAGACGGAATTTCACCGACACTAGCACTgcccccaccaccaccggcagcCCATCAGCAAGTTCCtccggtggtggcggcggcggcggcggcagttgTGCAGGTCACGAAGGTCGCGGACAGAGCCCCAGTACCACGCCCTACTTCTCCTCTCACTCTTTATTCGTCCCATCAAGTCAGAGTCGCAGTAGCAGCATCAGTCGAAAAACGATTTCAAATAACAGTGGTAATAACAATTCTTACGCGAGGAGTAGGAGGTCGAGTCACAGCAACGCCGTAAGCAGTAGCAATACGGCAACACCAACGACAGCAACGGCAAGAGGGTCATCACCGGCGCCGCAATCCACGCTGATGGCGGCAAAGAccaacgaggaggatgaggtggtGTCATCGTTTGGGACGCAAACTAGGTTGGCGTTGCAGGATGCCGGGAAAGATGCAGGCAGTTGGGGGTTTGGGGATGAGGTCAGGATGGGATTGGAGTGA
- the pex31 gene encoding peroxisomal membrane protein PEX31, which yields MAAFDPPWLSHMSAPQPQRSGDALNSHPSTPSNQPKGILYSNDGTASNPNPTHASFSPATLSSTAPSATSAAKRRSTILVHQKSPLLLATPPQITRALAYSHPFLLPLNTLAGLITWTTRDPWESFLMVAVFWAAVLYGDIIVRVAGPVVLVLLLIGGMYGRRYSPLSSSGWTEPGVAAGDMAALAGTDGKGSVRGKKAPKSKNLSVDGLPDNKNGKANGGLGGGVGASAGGGGQLRNQGSVSEVTNTRHQKTLDEIVETLKEFTARCNILLEPMLELTDFLSTQRTPTSATTKPALTTLFIRILLCTPFWFALTLPPFRLITTRRVILIFGTLILTWHSRVMRVSRAILWRSASIRRFLELVTGLQFEKPVKVSPAEKSGVASSAASTASGSSANKKTFANIKSTKAYNAQESELTKALRRARGGHDTGVRFTFIIYENQRRWVGLGWTTSLFAYERPAWTDEHNNAVPPRDQFELPEVEDGSNMRWRWVEGSRWRVDGVPDEAVMPGEDADGKEWDYDSPGGRMGWVYYDNKWQNGRRGQDGWGRWTRRRKWYRDAELVEADDALIEELAEDAVVDQQGNNYTVNGSANGNSSADSVTPTATPAPGPGIGARAQPRSLLSDQLAASGEIASPSTAVPRKTSIKLKKSTPESAVDSLARIQAQDMTKSRMDMKDKLRKDKDAETEGGDEAASVVSTSSTSRSHRFSSALFGKSPTSGASSAVTIRGGRGSSTGGQQRRNFTDTSTAPTTTGSPSASSSGGGGGGGGSCAGHEGRGQSPSTTPYFSSHSLFVPSSQSRSSSISRKTISNNSGNNNSYARSRRSSHSNAVSSSNTATPTTATARGSSPAPQSTLMAAKTNEEDEVVSSFGTQTRLALQDAGKDAGSWGFGDEVRMGLE from the exons ATGGCTGCATTC GATCCTCCCTGGCTTTCGCATATGTCCGCTCCTCAGCCTCAGCGCAGCGGCGATGCGCTGAACTCCCACCCATCCACCCCTTCGAACCAGCCAAAGGGCATCCTATACTCGAATGATGGCACCGCAAGCAATCCGAACCCGACCCAtgcctccttctctcccgcTACCCTAAGCTCGACCGCGCCGAGCGCCACCTCCGccgcgaagaggaggagtaccATCCTCGTCCACCAAAAGTCGCCGCTTCTCCTCGCGACACCACCCCAGATTACACGCGCTTTGGCTTATAGCCATCCGTTCCTCCTACCCTTGAATACGCTTGCTGGTCTGATAACATGGACGACCCGCGATCCCTGGGAGAGCTTCCTGATGGTTGCGGTCTTCTGGGCTGCCGTTCTATATGGTGACATCATTGTCCGGGTTGCCGGTCCCGTCGTGCTTGTCCTGCTCTTGATCGGTGGCATGTACGGCCGGCGCTACAGCCCGCTGAGCAGCAGTGGTTGGACCGAGCCAGGCGTGGCGGCTGGAGACATGGCGGCGCTCGCGGGGACAGATGGAAAAGGGAGTGTTAGGGGCAAGAAGGCTCCCAAGAGCAAGAACCTTTCCGTCGACGGGCTCCCGGACAACAAGAATGGCAAGGCCAATGGCGGGCTCGGTGGTGGCGTGGGAGCGAGcgctggaggaggcggacAACTGAGGAACCAAGGGTCGGTATCCGAAGTGACAAACACGCGGCACCAGAAGACGTTGGACGAGATTGTCGAGACACTTAAGGAGTTCACGGCGCGCTGCAACATTCTGCTGGAACCTATGCTGGAACTCACGGATTTCCTCAGCACTCAGCGAACACCTACATCGGCCACCACGAAACCCGCGCTGACGACACTTTTCATCCGGATCCTTCTCTGTACCCCGTTTTGGTTCGCCCTGACGCTTCCACCTTTCCGTCTGATTACTACACGCCGGGTTATCTTGATTTTTGGTACTCTCATCCTAACTTGGCATTCCCGCGTTATGCGGGTATCTCGTGCCATTCTATGGCGTAGCGCCTCCATTCGCAGGTTTTTGGAATTGGTTACTGGCTTGCAGTTCGAAAAGCCCGTCAAGGTTTCTCCTGCCGAGAAGAGTGGCGTTGCATCATCCGCTGCATCCACTGCTAGCGGCAGTTCAGCCAACAAGAAGACATTTGCCAACATCAAAAGTACAAAGGCGTATAACGCGCAGGAGTCTGAGCTTACCAAGGCCCTTCGACGTGCCCGCGGCGGACACGACACAGGCGTGCGCTTTACATTTATCATTTATGAGAACCAGCGTCGGTGGGTCGGTCTGGGATGGACTACTAGTCTGTTTGCGTATGAAAGGCCGGCATGGACCGACGAGCACAACAACGCGGTCCCGCCGCGAGACCAGTTTGAGCTTCCCGAGGTCGAGGACGGTAGTAACATGCGCTGGCGCTGGGTCGAGGGATCGAGATGGCGAGTCGATGGAGTACCCGACGAGGCTGTTATGCCTGGAGAAGACGCGGATGGAAAAGAATGGGATTATGACAGCCCTGGGGGGCGTATGGGCTGGGTTTACTATGATAACAAG TGGCAAAATGGCCGCCGAGGTCAAGATGGCTGGGGACGctggacaagaaggagaaagtgGTATCGCGATGCCGAGCTCGTGGAAGCAGACGATGCCCTGATCGAGGAGTTGGCAGAGGATGCGGTAGTTGACCAACAAGGAAACAACTATACTGTGAACGGATCCGCCAACGGCAACTCCAGCGCCGATTCAGTTACACCAACCGCAACACCAGCCCCGGGACCAGGAATAGGTGCTCGGGCACAACCGCGATCGCTGCTCTCCGATCAACTAGCCGCGTCGGGTGAGATTGCTTCACCCTCTACCGCCGTCCCTAGAAAGACGTCGATCAAGCTGAAGAAGTCCACACCCGAAAGCGCGGTCGACAGCTTAGCAAGGATACAAGCGCAAGATATGACGAAAAGCAGAATGGATATGAAGGATAAACTCCGCAAAGATAAAGACGCAGAaacagaaggaggagacgagGCCGCTTCGGTGGTTTCCACATCCAGTACTAGTAGGTCCCACAGATTTTCTAGTGCTTTATTTGGTAAGTCGCCGACCAGCGGTGCTTCCAGCGCTGTCACCATCCGGGGTGGTCGTGGTTCTTCCACCGGAGGACAACAAAGACGGAATTTCACCGACACTAGCACTgcccccaccaccaccggcagcCCATCAGCAAGTTCCtccggtggtggcggcggcggcggcggcagttgTGCAGGTCACGAAGGTCGCGGACAGAGCCCCAGTACCACGCCCTACTTCTCCTCTCACTCTTTATTCGTCCCATCAAGTCAGAGTCGCAGTAGCAGCATCAGTCGAAAAACGATTTCAAATAACAGTGGTAATAACAATTCTTACGCGAGGAGTAGGAGGTCGAGTCACAGCAACGCCGTAAGCAGTAGCAATACGGCAACACCAACGACAGCAACGGCAAGAGGGTCATCACCGGCGCCGCAATCCACGCTGATGGCGGCAAAGAccaacgaggaggatgaggtggtGTCATCGTTTGGGACGCAAACTAGGTTGGCGTTGCAGGATGCCGGGAAAGATGCAGGCAGTTGGGGGTTTGGGGATGAGGTCAGGATGGGATTGGAGTGA